Proteins from one Lepidochelys kempii isolate rLepKem1 chromosome 6, rLepKem1.hap2, whole genome shotgun sequence genomic window:
- the RIOX1 gene encoding ribosomal oxygenase 1, translated as MEAAARVSALWVYRSAAGPGPSVSLRSRRIKKRPKQSKTGVPGDCPAPAGPGKGEQLGAPLPGRGAAGGKLGRSRKGKQREGYLAPMQSQTSGLQGIPRPQLAGVAPMGAVRGTSSPRPQEPITGPSLHGLLQELGRVQHSRQRAAKLFEWLIAPISPQQFFEQSWEKKPLLIQRHNPGYYQGLFSTATFDAILRDNDVLFGVNLDVTSYVDGTRETHNPAGRALPAVVWDFYRNGCSLRMLNPQAFSTTVWHFLSILQEQFGSMAGANTYLTPAGTQGFAPHYDDIEAFVIQLEGKKHWRVYGPRNDTEVLPQFSSCNFAQEVIGEPILETILEAGDLLYFPRGFIHQGDCLPDAHSLHITVSSYQRNSWGDLLEKLLPTTLQMAIEEDVEYRQGLPIDYLEYMGVLNSDVVDSRRGAFIERVQNLIKKLVDYAPIDAAVDQKAKLFLHDCLPPMLTEHERALSIHGVPARWEDGDVRDADIPIKKGTQVRLLRQGIIRLCNEGNGLLLYYTTENSRVYHKEEPKYLEIDPEFTDGIEFLLSSYPKYVCVETLPCDTLDDKISLATFLFEKGLLITKKPLVPI; from the coding sequence atggaggcCGCCGCACGTGTCTCCGCGCTCTGGGTCTATCGCTCCGCGGCGGGCCCCGGGCCCTCGGTCTCCCTGCGGAGCAGGCGCATAAAGAAGCGGCCTAAGCAGAGCAAGACGGGGGTGCCTGGGGATTGTCCCGCTCCAGCGGGGCCCGGGAAGGGGGAGCAGCTCGGAGCCCCTCTACCCGGCCGGGGCGCAGCAGGAGGAAAGCTGGGAAGGAGCCggaaggggaagcagagagaggggTACTTGGCCCCCATGCAAAGCCAAACTTCGGGGCTGCAGGGAATCCCCAGACCGCAGCTGGCAGGGGTGGCACCAATGGGAGCAGTGAGGGGAACTagcagcccaaggccccaggaGCCCATCACTGGCCCCTCTCTGCATGGCcttctccaggagctgggtcggGTCCAGCACAGCAGGCAGCGGGCAGCCAAGCTGTTTGAGTGGCTGATTGCACCCATCTCCCCACAGCAGTTCtttgagcagagctgggaaaagaaaccTCTCCTGATCCAGAGACACAACCCAGGATACTACCAGGGGCTCTTCTCCACAGCCACCTTCGATGCAATCCTGCGGGACAATGATGTCCTGTTTGGGGTCAACTTGGATGTAACAAGCTATGTGGATGGGACAAGGGAAACCCACAATCCTGCTGGCAGAGCGCTGCCCGCTGTCGTATGGGATTTCTACAGGAATGGCTGTTCCCTGCGGATGCTGAACCCACAGGCCTTCTCCACCACAGTTTGGCACTTCCTCTCCATCCTTCAGGAGCAATTTGGGAGCATGGCTGGAGCAAACACATATCTGACACCCGCGGGCACACAGGGCTTTGCTCCACACTACGATGACATTGAAGCTTTTGTGATCCAGCTTGAAGGGAAGAAGCATTGGCGGGTTTATGGTCCTAGGAATGATACAGAGGTGTTGCCCCAGTTCTCGAGCTGTAACTTTGCTCAGGAGGTGATTGGAGAGCCCATTCTGGAGACAATACTCGAAGCTGGGGACCTGCTTTATTTCCCCCGTGGATTTATCCATCAGGGGGACTGTCTTCCTGATGCACACTCACTCCACATAACTGTTTCTTCATACCAGAGGAACTCCTGGGGAGATCTGCTGGAGAAACTCCTCCCAACGACCTTGCAGATGGCCATAGAGGAGGATGTGGAGTACAGGCAAGGGCTCCCTATAGATTACTTAGAATATATGGGGGTCCTGAACTCAGATGTGGTTGATTCTCGCCGAGGTGCTTTTATAGAGAGAGTACAGAATTTGATAAAGAAACTGGTGGACTATGCACCAATTGATGCTGCGGTGGATCAGAAAGCTAAGTTGTTTCTTCATGACTGCCTCCCTCCCATGCTAACTGAACATGAAAGGGCACTGAGTATACATGGTGTTCCAGCCAGGTGGGAAGATGGAGATGTTCGTGATGCTGATATACCGATAAAGAAAGGGACTCAGGTACGGCTGCTCCGTCAGGGCATCATTAGGTTGTGTAATGAAGGAAATGGTTTGCTGCTGTATTACACAACAGAAAACTCAAGAGTGTACCACAAGGAGGAGCCCAAGTACTTGGAGATagatcctgagtttacagatggTATTGAATTTCTGCTTTCTTCGTATCCAAAGTATGTCTGCGTGGAGACCCTTCCATGTGACACCTTGGATGATAAAATCTCCTTAGCTACCTTCTTGTTTGAAAAGGGCCTGCTGATTACCAAGAAACCTCTGGTGCCTATATAA